One genomic segment of Paenibacillus xylanexedens includes these proteins:
- a CDS encoding FAD-dependent monooxygenase, which produces MTDIRFKPSQEKQQPRVSPSRGDYDIDVLVAGAGPTGSTLTADLLRRGLRVRLVDKAPHAFKGSRAKGVQPRTQEVFEDLGVLSDAHTEGSSYPLAGIHLGPITVPWRMQQRNKPTPDVPYPDILLLAQHRTDAILHRLLERQGLNIEFNNAVDSFKQDADGVTVTLSSGEKIRSRYLVGADGGSSNVRKGTGIRFVGETNESDRMLIIDGTIDGLSRNRWHMWPRTKGKFVGACPLPHSDQFQVMIRLGADENPDLDEAVLAAQFYKLTGLRLYDITWSSVFRPNVRLAEHYRSGRVFLAGDAAHVHTPAGAQGLNTGVQDAYNLGWKIGQVIAGAPDRLLDTYEAERQPVAARVLGKSSELYAKLDNKRLSSLKRGDEERQLALSYHVGPLSSDHASATKSLQVGDRAPDAPCIGPGGVRRLFEILRGPQFTLLAFGANTAHILPELIWPTSGVELHRYIVSTGNEAEQNVINDTTKKLTEIYGINSDTLILIRPDGYIGSIIKSDWQTEFENVISMVTQPRSV; this is translated from the coding sequence ATGACAGATATACGATTCAAGCCATCGCAAGAGAAGCAACAACCGCGTGTGAGTCCATCGAGGGGAGATTACGATATTGACGTATTGGTTGCAGGCGCCGGTCCGACCGGATCTACATTAACAGCAGATCTTTTGCGCCGCGGTCTTCGTGTCCGGCTGGTTGACAAGGCTCCACATGCCTTTAAGGGTTCTCGTGCCAAGGGAGTACAGCCGCGAACCCAGGAGGTTTTTGAAGATCTAGGCGTGCTGAGTGATGCTCACACAGAGGGAAGTTCTTACCCGCTCGCAGGTATTCATCTCGGGCCGATCACTGTGCCGTGGCGCATGCAGCAGCGAAATAAACCTACACCAGATGTGCCCTATCCGGATATTCTTCTGCTGGCTCAACACCGCACGGATGCCATCCTGCACCGCCTGCTCGAACGTCAGGGGCTGAATATTGAATTTAACAACGCGGTGGATTCTTTTAAACAGGATGCCGATGGGGTGACGGTGACGCTCTCTTCAGGGGAAAAGATTCGCAGCAGATATCTGGTGGGGGCAGACGGAGGTTCCAGCAACGTTCGTAAAGGTACAGGTATTCGATTTGTCGGAGAGACCAACGAATCAGATCGTATGCTTATCATTGATGGCACAATCGATGGCTTGTCTCGCAATCGTTGGCATATGTGGCCCCGCACAAAAGGTAAATTTGTAGGAGCATGCCCATTGCCACACTCCGACCAGTTTCAGGTCATGATCAGGTTGGGAGCAGACGAGAACCCAGATCTGGACGAGGCTGTACTTGCCGCTCAGTTCTACAAGCTCACTGGTTTACGACTCTACGACATTACCTGGAGTTCCGTATTCCGTCCCAACGTGCGACTTGCTGAGCATTATCGGTCGGGCCGGGTCTTCCTTGCAGGCGACGCAGCCCATGTCCATACCCCAGCCGGTGCACAAGGACTCAATACCGGTGTACAGGACGCTTACAACCTCGGCTGGAAGATAGGTCAGGTCATTGCTGGCGCACCCGATCGCCTGCTTGACACCTATGAAGCTGAACGTCAACCTGTTGCCGCACGCGTTCTTGGCAAATCCAGCGAGTTGTACGCCAAGCTCGATAATAAACGTCTCTCCAGTCTCAAACGCGGAGACGAAGAACGACAGCTCGCACTATCTTATCATGTTGGACCACTTAGCTCTGATCATGCATCAGCGACTAAGTCACTTCAGGTCGGAGATCGAGCACCTGATGCTCCATGCATCGGCCCAGGCGGTGTAAGACGACTATTTGAGATCCTTCGTGGACCACAATTCACATTGCTTGCCTTTGGAGCCAATACTGCTCATATTCTCCCAGAGTTGATCTGGCCAACCAGCGGTGTCGAATTGCACAGATACATCGTTAGTACCGGCAATGAAGCCGAACAGAATGTTATCAACGATACCACCAAAAAACTGACCGAAATCTATGGCATTAACAGCGACACGCTGATACTTATTCGACCTGATGGTTACATCGGCAGTATCATCAAGAGTGATTGGCAGACGGAATTTGAGAATGTGATCAGCATGGTTACCCAGCCACGTTCAGTGTAA
- a CDS encoding helix-turn-helix transcriptional regulator, whose amino-acid sequence MSNMHRIHWFDEQIRGGRFPNSSWLAREFEISRRQAQRDIEYMASSLRAPLVYMAKYRGYCYEDQTFRLPHLYMTEEEQRVLKYLAHRYRHYDYDQSDAVKRVAHLLERFTLEEQQMGSSELPVFSAQPKQLQFFELLSHAITDMRRVHIHYRDHDGERQFSLCPLKMISQFNADYVVGYEVDPVQQVAIRLEGIVHVSILDERFEYRSDALLGGWEEPLSVRKPFVAEIRLKELQQMDLWQGYRIQARHDQIYSIEFYDTDAFLQHLFVSEWEELLSPGWLRRKLQQSAEGLIDRLAIQRKQNVE is encoded by the coding sequence ATGAGTAACATGCATCGGATTCACTGGTTTGACGAACAGATTCGGGGTGGACGTTTTCCGAATAGCAGCTGGCTTGCCCGTGAATTTGAAATCTCCCGTCGTCAGGCTCAGCGTGATATTGAATATATGGCAAGTTCCTTGCGAGCCCCTTTGGTGTATATGGCGAAATATCGGGGCTATTGTTATGAGGATCAGACTTTTCGGTTGCCTCATTTGTATATGACCGAAGAAGAGCAGCGTGTGCTGAAATATTTGGCCCATCGTTATCGACATTACGATTATGATCAATCGGACGCGGTGAAACGTGTAGCGCATTTGCTGGAGCGTTTTACGTTGGAGGAACAACAGATGGGAAGTAGTGAGCTCCCAGTGTTTTCGGCCCAACCGAAGCAACTGCAATTCTTTGAATTGTTGTCCCACGCCATAACTGACATGCGCAGAGTACATATTCATTACAGGGATCACGATGGAGAACGGCAGTTTTCCTTGTGTCCATTAAAGATGATATCCCAGTTTAACGCCGATTACGTGGTGGGTTATGAAGTAGACCCTGTACAGCAAGTGGCGATTCGCTTGGAGGGCATTGTTCATGTATCGATCTTGGATGAGAGATTTGAGTACAGGTCAGATGCCCTCCTAGGTGGATGGGAAGAACCACTGTCTGTGCGTAAACCGTTTGTAGCTGAGATTCGCTTGAAGGAATTGCAGCAAATGGACCTATGGCAAGGGTATCGTATCCAGGCTAGGCACGATCAGATTTATTCAATTGAATTTTATGACACGGATGCTTTCTTGCAGCATTTGTTTGTTAGCGAATGGGAGGAACTCTTGTCTCCTGGGTGGCTTAGACGCAAGCTTCAGCAAAGCGCAGAAGGATTAATTGACAGGCTCGCGATACAACGTAAGCAAAACGTGGAATAA
- a CDS encoding ArsR/SmtB family transcription factor — translation MKILHHPQVSDIELSSVLYALSDPTRLGIVAEAARSGEQPCSHFHAPVVKSTMSHHIRTLREAGVIRVRVQGTQHFLTLRSDDLETRFPGLLQPLLQAAAQSSTDPS, via the coding sequence ATGAAAATTTTACATCATCCACAGGTGTCAGATATTGAACTTTCCTCCGTATTGTATGCGTTAAGCGACCCGACCCGTCTTGGGATTGTTGCGGAAGCAGCGAGAAGCGGAGAGCAGCCGTGCAGTCATTTTCATGCACCTGTTGTGAAGTCAACGATGTCGCACCACATTCGTACTCTGCGGGAAGCTGGAGTTATTCGGGTCAGAGTGCAGGGCACTCAGCATTTTCTCACCCTGCGATCCGATGATCTGGAAACGCGCTTTCCAGGACTTCTGCAACCGTTATTGCAGGCCGCAGCTCAGTCGAGCACAGATCCTTCCTAA
- a CDS encoding MFS transporter: MNNTATASSGERTGIQEGLIVSLLGFTVVLVVMNTMMFNLALPKIASEFMLTSVASSWIVTGYSIVFAISSITFSRLSDFIPIRTLFTTGLTLLGAASVLGFFSNHFIILLIARLIQAAGAASVPGLAIVLITRYIPHDRRGKSMAVIMSASSLGLGLGPVIGGSITQFLGWHDLFIVTGLTLFLIPVFFKLLPRETPQKGSFDLLGAVLLAIGTTGVLLFLTSRQWYTLVIGAAALLLFWLRIRRAADPFVQPALFKDKKYMMLSSLGIVSYINNFSTLFLLPQILAHLYGLTPAQSGLVIFPGAVVSMLLSNRIGRMIDRHGNTLLLKFAPWLLLAAAGLFALFADNSIYAIMAVYVLLSVGFSSLTTSVSNELSGNLTMDQVGAGMGLFQLSQFFSGAFSVAVTGVALTAMQNLPLSSAYTNIFWGMTVVALASVIFSQVYLRMQSRKVTKTSHQI, translated from the coding sequence ATGAACAACACCGCAACCGCATCATCAGGGGAACGGACCGGAATACAGGAAGGATTAATTGTAAGCTTGCTTGGCTTCACCGTTGTACTCGTTGTTATGAATACAATGATGTTTAATCTGGCCCTGCCCAAAATTGCATCCGAATTTATGCTTACATCCGTCGCTTCCTCATGGATTGTTACAGGGTATTCCATTGTATTTGCCATTTCCTCGATTACGTTCTCACGTCTATCGGATTTCATACCTATTCGTACATTATTCACGACCGGGCTTACGTTACTTGGTGCGGCATCCGTTCTCGGGTTCTTCAGTAATCATTTCATCATTTTGCTCATTGCACGTCTGATCCAGGCTGCGGGTGCAGCATCGGTTCCGGGGCTTGCCATTGTGCTGATTACCCGGTACATTCCACATGATCGCCGGGGTAAATCGATGGCTGTCATCATGTCCGCGAGTTCACTGGGGCTTGGACTTGGTCCCGTCATCGGCGGAAGTATTACTCAGTTTCTGGGATGGCATGATCTGTTTATCGTTACGGGATTAACGTTATTCTTGATTCCTGTATTCTTCAAACTGCTTCCGCGGGAAACACCGCAAAAAGGTTCATTTGACCTGCTGGGTGCCGTGCTTCTTGCCATCGGTACTACCGGTGTGCTGTTATTCCTGACTTCCCGTCAGTGGTACACGCTTGTTATCGGTGCTGCGGCACTGCTTCTGTTCTGGCTCCGAATTCGGCGCGCGGCAGATCCGTTTGTTCAACCTGCTTTATTCAAAGACAAAAAATATATGATGCTCAGCTCGCTGGGGATTGTATCGTACATCAATAACTTCTCAACGCTGTTCCTACTGCCGCAAATTTTGGCGCATCTGTATGGACTGACACCTGCTCAATCCGGACTCGTCATCTTCCCTGGTGCAGTTGTGTCCATGCTGCTGTCCAACCGGATTGGCCGCATGATTGACCGACATGGCAATACGTTACTGTTGAAATTTGCACCATGGTTGCTACTGGCCGCTGCCGGGCTATTCGCCTTATTCGCAGACAATAGTATCTACGCCATCATGGCTGTCTATGTCTTGCTCAGCGTAGGCTTCTCTTCCCTAACCACCAGCGTGTCCAATGAATTGTCTGGCAATCTGACCATGGATCAGGTTGGCGCAGGTATGGGACTGTTCCAACTTAGTCAGTTCTTCAGCGGTGCTTTCAGTGTTGCTGTTACTGGTGTAGCATTGACGGCGATGCAAAACTTGCCACTGTCCTCAGCGTACACCAATATTTTCTGGGGCATGACCGTAGTTGCACTGGCATCCGTTATTTTCTCTCAGGTGTATCTGAGAATGCAGTCACGGAAAGTCACGAAAACAAGTCATCAGATCTAA
- a CDS encoding nuclear transport factor 2 family protein: MSQSTITGLEQLLALENIRNTKARYCRYIDTKQWDTLGDVFAPDAVADFSTEGNPIPVLTGRDTIVQVFRDLVDVAVTVHHVHSAEVEFVSENEAKVISPMEDWVTFPEGNENKSFHGFGHYHETFVKIDGQWYIKHTSLKRLRLDLFE, translated from the coding sequence ATGAGCCAATCAACGATCACAGGACTGGAACAATTGCTCGCGCTGGAAAACATTCGGAATACCAAGGCACGTTATTGCCGCTATATTGATACGAAACAGTGGGATACCTTGGGTGATGTGTTTGCTCCGGATGCAGTGGCCGATTTCAGCACAGAAGGCAATCCAATTCCGGTATTAACAGGCCGTGATACGATCGTACAAGTATTCCGTGATCTGGTGGATGTTGCCGTAACCGTACATCATGTTCATAGCGCCGAAGTTGAATTCGTATCTGAGAACGAAGCAAAGGTTATCTCCCCAATGGAAGATTGGGTTACGTTCCCGGAGGGCAATGAGAACAAATCGTTCCACGGATTTGGGCACTACCACGAAACTTTTGTCAAAATCGACGGCCAGTGGTACATCAAACATACAAGTTTGAAACGTCTTCGTTTGGACCTGTTTGAATAG
- a CDS encoding RrF2 family transcriptional regulator codes for MKYSKATNYALHTMLHLVSTAPEQLVSVHQLAELQKVSPTYLSKILTKLVKAGMIESTSGANGGYRLSRKNPDPSFLEIIHAIEGQASLFECSQNHNAGCLIQQVMVQAEEEMEGFLSNKKMSELASQMKGAHSL; via the coding sequence ATGAAATATTCAAAAGCGACAAATTATGCTTTGCATACGATGCTTCATCTTGTAAGTACTGCCCCTGAACAGCTGGTTAGTGTACACCAACTTGCAGAATTGCAGAAGGTATCACCAACCTATCTGTCCAAAATATTGACCAAATTGGTTAAGGCGGGCATGATCGAATCAACTTCTGGCGCCAATGGTGGCTACCGGCTTAGTCGTAAAAATCCGGATCCTTCTTTCCTGGAGATCATTCATGCGATTGAAGGTCAGGCGTCCCTGTTCGAATGTTCCCAGAATCATAACGCAGGCTGTTTGATCCAGCAGGTGATGGTGCAGGCGGAAGAAGAGATGGAAGGTTTTTTGAGCAATAAAAAAATGTCGGAACTGGCTTCCCAGATGAAGGGTGCACACTCCCTGTAA
- a CDS encoding AraC family transcriptional regulator, which translates to MMRQTVLLTLQDIPYFCYPESVGHYMDHVQHSVLREAGALNNFNIHYVASGKGYVEVDGVVHELRAGQAFLYFPQQRQHYYSSEDDPWDVRWVHFYGERLHDYMIERGLHRNLLWTLRQRNSWEEAHLALLTEAEQNTMLRPAQLSTLTYAVLAEFVQHAVPLKSTRTTSKAENRVLALLPQMQQEACQPFLLQDWADLAGVSSYYFCKMFKSAVEMTPMEFITRSRLQMAKQWLLERPTANIGQIAEEAGYPNASYFNRQFMAHEGMTPTDYRGLYHN; encoded by the coding sequence CCGTATTGCTTACCCTGCAGGATATTCCATATTTTTGTTATCCCGAGTCCGTTGGACATTATATGGACCACGTCCAGCATTCCGTGTTGCGTGAGGCCGGCGCACTGAACAACTTTAATATTCACTACGTGGCTTCGGGCAAGGGATATGTGGAAGTGGACGGGGTGGTACATGAGCTTCGCGCAGGTCAGGCGTTTCTCTATTTCCCGCAGCAGCGGCAGCATTATTATAGTAGTGAAGATGATCCATGGGATGTACGATGGGTTCATTTTTACGGTGAACGTCTGCATGATTATATGATCGAGCGGGGGTTACATCGCAATCTATTGTGGACACTGCGGCAACGCAACTCTTGGGAAGAGGCTCATCTGGCCTTGCTCACTGAAGCGGAACAGAACACCATGCTGCGTCCAGCTCAGCTATCCACACTGACCTATGCCGTACTTGCCGAGTTCGTGCAGCATGCAGTACCTTTAAAGAGCACACGTACCACAAGTAAGGCGGAGAATCGGGTTCTTGCACTTCTTCCACAGATGCAACAGGAGGCCTGTCAACCTTTCCTGTTGCAGGACTGGGCGGATCTCGCAGGTGTGAGTTCGTATTACTTTTGCAAAATGTTCAAGAGTGCTGTGGAGATGACGCCCATGGAATTTATCACTCGTTCACGACTACAGATGGCGAAGCAATGGTTACTCGAACGGCCTACGGCCAACATTGGACAAATCGCGGAGGAAGCGGGGTATCCCAATGCCAGTTATTTTAACCGCCAGTTCATGGCTCATGAGGGGATGACACCTACGGATTACCGCGGATTGTATCACAATTAA